In Aspergillus nidulans FGSC A4 chromosome II, a single window of DNA contains:
- a CDS encoding protein orsB (transcript_id=CADANIAT00003929), translating into MTPPLLALEEHYYSTAIFNSIGETFQRTLQGVPGLADQLRSLGDGRLEAMNRGNISLQVVSHAFTPGGPSAEACRAGNDELAAEIAQISDPQRFAAFAVLPVADPTASAAELDRSVSELGFVGALIDNHADGKHFDGHDYDVLWAKACELDVPIYLHPTWPSARMAENFMGSYPVPVGISLGGPGWGWHPDVGLHVLKLFAAGVFDRFPRLKIIVGHMGEMLPYMLERASDMSTRWGGWGPRDRPLRQVWDENIWITTSGSWSLAPLKCILHNTKVERIMYSVDYPFESNERGLEWFKELEGSGLLTEEQLEMVAYRNAEDLLKVHMKKEQ; encoded by the exons ATGACTCCGCCACTCCTCGCCCTCGAAGAACACTACTACTCGACCGCCATCTTCAACTCGATTGGCGAGACCTTCCAGCGAACCCTGCAAGGCGTGCCTGGTCTCGCCGACCAGCTGCGAAGCCTCGGAGATGGGCGACTCGAGGCAATGAACCGTGGGAACATCTCGCTGCAGGTGGTCTCCCATGCTTTTACTCCGG GTGGACCCAGTGCCGAAGCCTGCAGAGCAGGCAACGATGAGCTTGCGGCCGAGATTGCCCAGATCAGCGATCCCCAGCGCTTCGCTGCCTTCGCAGTCCTGCCCGTTGCAGACCCAACTGCGTCGGCGGCGGAGCTAGACCGGTCTGTTTCTGAACTAGGGTTCGTCGGTGCGTTGATTGACAACCATGCGGACGGAAAGCATTTCGACGGTCACGACTACGATGTTCTCTGGGCCAAGGCGTGCGAGCTCGATGTGCCCATCTACCTGCACCCTACCTGGCCCTCGGCCCGCATGGCCGAGAACTTCATGGGCTCCTACCCAGTCCCCGTCGGCATCAGCCTGGGCGGCCCGGGCTGGGGTTGGCATCCCGATGTTGGCCTCCACGTGCTGAAGCTGTTCGCTGCGGGGGTGTTTGATCGCTTCCCAAGGCTGAAGATCATCGTGGGCCACATGGGTGAGATGCTTCCCTATATGCTCGAACGAGCCAGTGACATGAGTACTCGCTGGGGCGGATGGGGCCCTCGAGACCGACCGCTCCGGCAGGTCTGGGATGAGAATATCTGGATTACTACATCTGGGAGTTGGAGTCTCGCGCCTCTGAAGTGCATCCTCCACAACACAAAAGTGGAGCGCATCATGTACAGCGTTGACTACCCCTTCGAATCCAACGAGCGGGGACTGGAGTGGttcaaggaactcgaggGCAGTGGCCTGTTGACCGAAGAGCAGTTGGAGATGGTGGCCTACCGCAACGCGGAGGACTTGCTTAAGGTGCAtatgaagaaggagcagtGA